A single region of the Epinephelus moara isolate mb chromosome 14, YSFRI_EMoa_1.0, whole genome shotgun sequence genome encodes:
- the ppp2r5eb gene encoding protein phosphatase 2, regulatory subunit B', epsilon isoform X5 — protein sequence MDTLSDLKMKEYKRSTLNELVDYVTVSRGYLTEQAYPEVVKMVSHNIFRTLPPSDSNEFDPEEDEPTLEASWPHLQLVYEFFIRFLESQEFQPSIAKKYIDQKFVLQLLELFDSEDPRERDYLKTVLHRIYGKFLGLRAFIRKQINNIFLRFVYETEHFNGVAELLEILGSIINGFALPLKAEHKQFLVKVLIPLHTVRSLSLFHAQLAYCIVQFLEKDPTLTEPVIRGLLKFWPKTCSQKEVMFLGELEEILDVIEPTQFVKIQEPLFKQISRCVSSPHFQVAERALYYWNNEYIMSLIEENSSVILPIMFASLYRISKEHWNPAIVALVYNVLKAFMEMNSTLFDELTATYKSDRQREKKKEKEREELWKKLEDLELKRGLRSDGIIPT from the exons ATGGACACGCTGTCGGACCTCAAGATGAAGGAGTACAAGCGCTCCACGCTCAACGAGCTGGTGGACTACGTGACCGTCAGCCGGGGCTACCTGACAGAGCAGGCCTACCCCGAGGTCGTCAAAATG gTGTCTCACAACATATTCCGGACCCTTCCGCCCAGTGACAGTAACGAGTTTGACCCAGAGGAAGACGAGCCCACGCTTGAGGCCTCCTGGCCACACTTACAG TTGGTATACGAGTTCTTCATCCGGTTCTTGGAGAGTCAGGAATTCCAGCCCAGCATTGCCAAAAAGTACATAGACCAGAAGTTTGTCCTACAG CTCTTGGAGTTGTTTGACAGCGAGGATCCTCGGGAGAGAGACTACCTGAAGACAGTCTTGCATAGAATCTACGGCAAATTCCTGGGTCTGAGGGCTTTTATACGAAAACAGATCAATAATATTTTTCTACG TTTTGTTTATGAGACGGAGCACTTCAACGGGGTGGCTGAGTTGCTGGAGATCCTGGGGAG tatAATCAATGGTTTCGCTCTGCCACTGAAAGCGGAGCATAAACAGTTTCTGGTCAAAGTGTTGATCCCCCTCCACACTGTCAGGAGTCTGTCCCTCTTCCACGCACAg TTGGCGTATTGCATTGTACAGTTCCTAGAGAAAGACCCAACATTAACAGAACCA gtCATCAGAGGCTTACTGAAATTCTGGCCAAAAACCTGCAGTCAAAAAGAG GTGATGTTTCTAGGGGAGCTGGAGGAGATCCTGGACGTTATTGAACCCACACAGTTCGTCAAGATCCAGGAGCCGCTCTTCAAACAGATCTCCAGATGTGTCTCCAGCCCACATTTCCAG GTTGCAGAGCGAGCTCTGTACTACTGGAACAACGAGTACATCATGAGTCTGATCGAGGAGAACTCCAGCGTCATCCTGCCCATCATGTTTGCCAGCCTCTACAGGATCTCCAAAGAGCACTGGAACCC GGCGATCGTGGCGCTGGTGTACAATGTACTGAAGGCCTTCATGGAGATGAACAGTACCTTATTTGATGAACTCACAGCCACTTACAAGTCGGACCGCCAGCG tgagaagaagaaggagaaggagcgGGAGGAGCTGTGGAAGAAGCTGGAGGACTTGGAGCTGAAGCGGGGCCTTAGGAGTGACGGGATCATCCCAACTTAA